From a region of the Candidatus Pantoea bituminis genome:
- a CDS encoding MFS transporter, translating to MTALDAAQQNKQNSRLYWGTRIIFLINGLGMSAWAPLVPFARDRLQLSGASLGALLLCLGIGSLAAMPVTGTLVGRFGCRRVMLLSTLVVLSVMPLLATADSLALMAASLMVFGAGLGTLDVAMNYQAVEVEKASGRAMMSGFHGFFSLGGILGAGTVSLLLSAALTPLTSVLIVMVVMLLLLVWRLPNFMNERLHQPEQPWLVIPRGWVAFLGALCFILFLAEGAVLDWGALLLLQSPEMAPAHAGLGYALFSVAMTLGRFSGDKIINRFGRYPVMLTGALAAAAGMTLAVLLPWPEMALFAFLLVGFGLANTVPMLFNAVGKQQDMPANLAISAMTTLGYAGILSGPALIGFISQWISLSGAFLLIALLLLAVAASARLVAR from the coding sequence ATGACCGCACTGGACGCCGCACAGCAAAATAAACAGAACAGCCGCCTTTATTGGGGCACGCGCATCATCTTTCTGATCAACGGATTAGGCATGTCTGCATGGGCGCCGCTGGTGCCTTTTGCACGCGATCGCTTGCAGTTAAGCGGTGCCTCATTGGGCGCGTTATTGCTCTGTTTAGGCATTGGTTCGCTGGCAGCGATGCCGGTTACCGGTACGCTGGTCGGTCGTTTCGGCTGTCGTCGCGTCATGCTGCTTTCAACACTTGTTGTGTTGTCAGTTATGCCTTTATTAGCCACGGCAGATTCATTGGCCTTAATGGCAGCGTCGCTGATGGTGTTTGGTGCGGGTTTGGGTACGCTGGATGTGGCAATGAACTACCAAGCCGTTGAGGTAGAGAAAGCGTCAGGTCGGGCAATGATGTCTGGCTTTCATGGCTTTTTTAGCCTGGGCGGCATTTTGGGCGCAGGTACGGTGAGCTTACTGTTAAGCGCCGCGCTTACGCCGCTGACCTCCGTACTGATTGTCATGGTGGTCATGCTGCTGTTACTGGTTTGGCGCCTGCCAAATTTTATGAATGAACGTTTGCATCAGCCCGAACAACCTTGGTTAGTGATCCCGCGTGGCTGGGTCGCCTTTCTCGGTGCGCTTTGCTTTATTCTGTTTCTGGCAGAAGGCGCGGTGCTCGACTGGGGTGCGCTGCTGCTGCTGCAAAGCCCGGAGATGGCACCCGCTCACGCAGGTCTCGGCTATGCGCTGTTTTCGGTTGCGATGACGCTGGGACGTTTCAGCGGTGACAAAATCATTAACCGCTTTGGTCGCTATCCCGTGATGCTGACGGGCGCTTTGGCGGCGGCGGCAGGCATGACATTAGCGGTATTGTTACCCTGGCCTGAAATGGCGCTGTTCGCCTTTCTGCTGGTGGGTTTTGGCTTAGCAAACACGGTGCCTATGCTCTTCAATGCGGTAGGGAAACAACAAGATATGCCGGCAAATCTGGCGATATCCGCCATGACAACACTGGGATATGCGGGTATTCTCTCAGGTCCGGCCTTAATCGGATTCATTTCCCAATGGATCAGCCTCAGCGGCGCGTTTTTGCTGATTGCGCTGTTACTGTTAGCTGTGGCCGCCAGTGCGCGACTGGTTGCGCGATAA